A single genomic interval of Noviherbaspirillum saxi harbors:
- the zwf gene encoding glucose-6-phosphate dehydrogenase — protein MPTSTSASDSSLPLDMIIFGGAGDLSIRKLLPALYMAHLHGNLPASTRIIAIGRHAYDRSGYIEFVQEQSQPFIEAKNLEPAAWQAFLGLLDYIALDVTDASGYAQLAKKSRPGVERAFYLATAPTLFTAICDNLAACGLVDSNSRVVLEKPLGQDLASAREINVDVGRHFSESQIYRIDHYLGKETVQNLMVLRFGNGILEPLWRAPNIRSVQITVAETVGVGSRAGFYDGTGALRDMVQNHLLQLLCIIAMEPPVSLDPDAVRDEKLKVLRSLRRMRLGDIARDTIRGQYLAGAVNGEAVKAYRDETGVPADSRTETFVALRTYVDTWRWANVPFFLRTGKRMQKRLSQIVIEFADPPFSIFPDAPRSSANRLLIRLQPEESIQLQLMAKQPGSGMHMLPVSLNLDLQSAFAQRRAEAYERLLIDVVRGRLTHFMRRDELEAAWSWADPILEGWQELGERPLHYSAGSWGPDASAALLAREGFSWIE, from the coding sequence ATGCCTACATCAACTTCCGCGTCCGACTCTTCGCTTCCGCTGGACATGATCATCTTCGGCGGCGCCGGCGACCTGTCCATACGCAAATTATTGCCTGCACTGTATATGGCGCATTTGCATGGAAATCTGCCGGCATCGACACGCATCATCGCGATTGGTCGCCATGCCTATGATCGTAGCGGCTACATCGAGTTTGTGCAGGAACAATCGCAGCCTTTCATTGAAGCAAAAAATCTTGAACCGGCGGCATGGCAAGCCTTCCTTGGCCTGCTCGACTATATCGCGCTGGATGTCACCGACGCGTCAGGCTACGCCCAACTGGCCAAGAAATCGCGGCCAGGCGTCGAACGCGCTTTTTATCTTGCCACCGCCCCTACCCTGTTCACAGCCATTTGCGACAATCTTGCTGCCTGCGGACTGGTCGACAGCAACAGCCGGGTAGTGCTTGAGAAGCCGCTCGGACAGGATCTCGCATCAGCCCGTGAAATCAATGTTGATGTGGGTCGTCATTTCAGCGAATCACAGATTTACCGCATCGACCATTATCTCGGTAAAGAGACGGTACAGAACCTGATGGTGCTTCGCTTCGGCAATGGCATCCTGGAACCGTTATGGCGTGCACCCAATATCCGCAGCGTTCAGATTACCGTAGCGGAAACCGTCGGCGTCGGCAGCCGCGCCGGTTTTTACGACGGTACCGGTGCGTTGCGTGACATGGTCCAGAACCACCTGTTGCAATTGTTGTGCATCATTGCGATGGAGCCGCCGGTATCGCTGGATCCCGATGCAGTACGTGATGAAAAGCTTAAGGTATTGCGATCGCTGCGTAGGATGCGGCTTGGCGATATCGCGCGCGATACGATACGCGGTCAATATCTTGCGGGTGCGGTCAATGGCGAAGCCGTCAAGGCTTATCGTGACGAAACCGGTGTGCCGGCGGACAGCCGTACCGAAACTTTTGTCGCATTGCGTACGTATGTCGATACCTGGCGCTGGGCGAATGTGCCGTTTTTCCTGCGTACGGGCAAACGTATGCAGAAACGCCTGTCACAGATCGTGATCGAATTCGCGGATCCGCCCTTTTCCATCTTTCCCGATGCGCCTCGCAGTTCGGCAAATCGCCTGCTCATTCGTCTGCAACCCGAAGAGTCGATACAATTGCAGTTGATGGCCAAGCAGCCCGGCAGCGGCATGCATATGCTTCCGGTCAGCCTCAATCTCGACTTGCAATCGGCATTTGCACAGCGGCGCGCGGAAGCTTATGAGCGCTTGTTGATCGATGTCGTCCGCGGCAGACTTACGCATTTCATGCGGCGTGACGAACTGGAGGCAGCCTGGTCCTGGGCAGATCCGATTCTTGAGGGATGGCAGGAACTGGGCGAGCGCCCATTGCATTATTCCGCTGGCAGCTGGGGACCGGATGCATCGGCTGCCCTGCTGGCAAGGGAAGGGTTCAGCTGGATCGAATAG
- a CDS encoding DUF2242 domain-containing protein, with amino-acid sequence MPIDFWRQRKYDGACQGQYSSLVDFLISKMLRSSSLIAPVMLMTALCGCANMKPAALQSEQFLSSGSHVQSFPGTPERTCEAARRALLSQGYVIGDSTESLVKGRKYFQPETDTHTQIEFHVVCAPNSEGSNSTTVFANAVRDRYSLRKSSNSASLGVGAIGSISLPFGSSDDALVKVGTETIPSKQFYSQFFELVERYLDPVTSIPAQS; translated from the coding sequence TTGCCCATCGACTTCTGGCGCCAACGCAAATATGATGGCGCTTGCCAAGGTCAATATTCCAGCTTAGTCGACTTCCTGATATCCAAGATGCTACGTTCTTCCAGTCTGATCGCTCCTGTTATGCTCATGACGGCGCTGTGTGGCTGTGCAAACATGAAACCTGCGGCATTGCAGTCCGAGCAATTCTTGTCGTCCGGATCGCACGTGCAAAGTTTTCCCGGTACACCGGAACGTACTTGCGAGGCTGCGCGCCGCGCACTTCTCAGCCAAGGCTATGTCATTGGGGATTCGACTGAATCCCTCGTCAAGGGCCGCAAATATTTTCAACCCGAGACCGATACCCATACCCAGATCGAATTCCATGTGGTCTGCGCGCCGAATAGCGAAGGCAGCAATAGCACCACGGTATTCGCCAATGCAGTACGTGACCGGTATTCGCTACGCAAAAGCAGCAATTCGGCCAGCCTGGGTGTGGGCGCAATCGGCTCGATCTCCCTGCCGTTCGGATCCAGTGACGATGCATTGGTCAAGGTCGGAACCGAGACGATTCCAAGTAAGCAGTTTTACAGCCAATTTTTTGAATTGGTCGAGCGCTATCTGGACCCTGTTACATCAATCCCCGCTCAATCTTGA
- the ahpF gene encoding alkyl hydroperoxide reductase subunit F, giving the protein MLDINLKNQLKAYLEKVTQPIEITASLDDSDKSRELLELLKEIKELSNRISLTERRGDGERAPSFALNRAGSNMGIRFAGIPMGHEFTSLVLALLQVGGHPPKAEADVLEQVRNLDGEYLFETYISLSCQNCPEVVQALNLMAVLNPNIRHVMIDGALFQDEVNSRQIMAVPTVFLNGQTFGQGRMGLEEILAKLDTGAADREAAKIATKDVFDLLVVGGGPAGASAAIYSARKGIRTGVVAERFGGQVLDTMGIENFISVKETEGPKLAAALEQHVKTYEVDVMNLQRAAALVPGDIIEIKLASGASLKAKSVVLATGARWREMNVPGEKEYRNRGVAYCPHCDGPLFKGKRVAVIGGGNSGVEAAIDLAGIVAHVTLLEFDTQLRADAVLQRKLHSLPNVTVITQAQTTEVTGDGTKVNGLRYTDRKSGESRHVELEGIFVQIGLLPNTDWLKGTVALSNRGEIEVDARGQTSVPGVFAAGDVTTVPYKQIVIAMGEGSKAALSAFDHLIRTSAPEETQEAVAA; this is encoded by the coding sequence ATGTTAGACATCAATCTCAAGAATCAATTGAAAGCCTACCTCGAGAAGGTCACGCAACCTATCGAGATTACCGCTTCTCTGGACGACAGCGACAAGTCCCGCGAATTGCTCGAACTGCTCAAGGAAATTAAAGAGCTGTCCAACCGTATTTCGTTGACTGAACGTCGCGGCGACGGCGAGCGCGCACCGTCGTTCGCACTCAACCGTGCCGGCAGCAATATGGGGATCCGTTTCGCCGGTATCCCGATGGGACATGAATTCACTTCGCTGGTGCTGGCATTGCTGCAGGTCGGCGGCCATCCGCCCAAGGCCGAGGCCGATGTGCTTGAGCAGGTTCGCAATCTCGATGGCGAATACCTGTTCGAGACCTATATCTCTCTGTCTTGCCAGAACTGCCCGGAAGTAGTGCAAGCCTTGAATCTGATGGCAGTACTTAACCCGAACATCCGTCACGTAATGATCGATGGCGCGCTGTTCCAGGATGAGGTCAACTCTCGCCAGATCATGGCGGTGCCGACCGTCTTCCTGAACGGGCAAACCTTCGGCCAGGGCCGCATGGGACTGGAAGAAATCCTCGCGAAGCTCGATACCGGTGCGGCCGATCGCGAAGCCGCGAAGATCGCAACGAAAGACGTCTTCGACTTGCTGGTGGTGGGCGGTGGTCCAGCCGGTGCATCGGCTGCCATTTATTCGGCTCGCAAGGGTATTCGTACCGGCGTGGTCGCCGAGCGTTTCGGCGGACAGGTGCTCGATACGATGGGCATCGAAAACTTTATATCTGTAAAGGAAACCGAGGGACCTAAACTCGCGGCAGCGCTTGAACAGCATGTAAAAACTTATGAGGTCGATGTGATGAACCTGCAGCGTGCAGCCGCACTCGTGCCGGGCGACATTATCGAAATCAAGCTTGCGAGCGGCGCGAGCCTGAAGGCAAAAAGCGTCGTCCTGGCAACCGGTGCGCGCTGGCGCGAAATGAATGTGCCTGGCGAAAAGGAGTATCGCAATCGCGGCGTGGCCTATTGCCCGCACTGCGACGGCCCGCTGTTCAAGGGTAAGCGCGTGGCAGTCATCGGCGGCGGCAATTCCGGCGTGGAAGCAGCGATTGATCTCGCCGGTATTGTGGCGCATGTCACGCTTCTGGAGTTCGACACTCAATTGCGTGCCGATGCAGTGTTGCAGCGCAAGCTGCACAGTCTGCCAAATGTTACTGTCATCACCCAGGCGCAGACTACGGAAGTGACCGGCGACGGCACCAAGGTCAATGGCTTGCGCTACACCGATCGCAAGAGCGGCGAATCGCGGCATGTCGAACTGGAAGGCATCTTCGTGCAGATCGGCCTCTTGCCGAACACCGACTGGCTCAAGGGCACGGTGGCGCTGAGCAACCGTGGCGAGATTGAAGTCGATGCGCGTGGCCAGACATCGGTGCCGGGCGTCTTTGCGGCAGGTGACGTGACCACGGTGCCCTACAAGCAAATCGTGATTGCGATGGGCGAAGGTTCAAAGGCAGCGTTAAGCGCGTTCGATCATCTGATCCGTACGTCTGCACCGGAGGAAACTCAGGAAGCCGTTGCCGCCTGA
- the ahpC gene encoding alkyl hydroperoxide reductase subunit C produces the protein MSLINTQVKPFNATAYHNGKFVQVSDADLKGKWSVVVFYPADFTFVCPTELGDLADNYDTFKSIGVEVYGISTDTHFTHKAWHDTSETIAKIRYPLIGDPTGAITRNFDVMIEEEGLALRGTFVINPEGQIKLCEIHDNGIGRDAKELLRKVQAAQYVASHPGEVCPAKWTPGAETLAPSLDLVGKI, from the coding sequence ATGTCTTTAATTAATACACAAGTCAAGCCCTTTAACGCCACCGCTTATCACAACGGCAAGTTCGTCCAGGTTTCCGACGCAGACCTGAAAGGCAAATGGTCTGTCGTGGTTTTCTATCCTGCCGATTTCACTTTTGTTTGCCCGACCGAACTGGGCGACCTGGCCGATAACTACGATACCTTCAAGTCCATCGGCGTCGAAGTCTACGGCATCTCGACCGATACGCATTTCACCCACAAGGCCTGGCACGACACATCGGAAACCATCGCCAAGATCCGCTATCCGCTGATCGGCGACCCGACCGGTGCAATCACACGCAATTTCGACGTGATGATCGAAGAAGAAGGTCTCGCACTGCGCGGTACTTTCGTCATCAATCCGGAAGGCCAGATCAAGCTGTGCGAAATCCACGACAACGGTATCGGCCGTGACGCCAAGGAACTGCTGCGCAAGGTGCAGGCTGCTCAGTACGTAGCATCGCATCCGGGCGAAGTATGCCCAGCCAAGTGGACTCCGGGTGCAGAAACGCTGGCACCGTCGCTGGACCTCGTCGGCAAGATTTAA
- a CDS encoding EAL domain-containing protein, which translates to MDVLKIDKAFTAQLDDGKEGEALVMAVISMAHVLGMSVVAEGVDTWQQLQVLRALSCNEVQG; encoded by the coding sequence ATGGATGTCCTCAAGATCGACAAGGCCTTCACTGCGCAACTCGATGACGGCAAGGAGGGCGAAGCACTTGTCATGGCCGTCATCTCCATGGCGCATGTGCTTGGCATGAGCGTGGTGGCCGAAGGCGTAGACACCTGGCAGCAGCTGCAGGTGTTGCGGGCACTGTCGTGCAACGAAGTGCAAGGCTAA
- a CDS encoding EAL domain-containing protein, with translation MVFSVGLAWRKKQAEELRKAYHLAIDGAREGFYMVRAIYDGRGSPIDFVLVDCNERGASLIGSTKEHLIDMRFSAKLLNRMRNEQALQRAIKDAQFELYYQPRVDTFSGELRSMEALVRWRHPERGMVPPVEFIPLAEETGLIVGLGELVARNVCRQLAAWRNAGLSVVPVSINVSPRQFSQGGLSTLFTSCLVEYGLDSSLVDDFGTG, from the coding sequence ATGGTCTTTTCAGTCGGACTGGCATGGCGAAAGAAGCAAGCCGAAGAACTTAGAAAAGCGTATCACCTCGCCATCGACGGCGCGCGTGAGGGCTTCTACATGGTGCGAGCCATTTACGACGGACGGGGAAGCCCGATCGATTTCGTTCTTGTCGATTGCAATGAAAGAGGCGCAAGCCTGATCGGCTCGACGAAAGAACACCTGATCGATATGCGGTTCTCGGCAAAGCTGCTCAACAGGATGCGGAACGAACAGGCGCTGCAGCGGGCAATCAAGGACGCTCAATTCGAGCTTTATTACCAGCCGCGCGTTGACACTTTCAGCGGCGAGCTGCGCAGCATGGAAGCGCTGGTGCGCTGGCGGCATCCGGAGCGCGGCATGGTGCCTCCCGTCGAATTCATACCGCTGGCGGAGGAAACCGGTCTGATTGTCGGACTCGGAGAGCTGGTTGCACGCAACGTCTGCAGACAGCTTGCAGCATGGCGAAACGCAGGTTTAAGCGTAGTTCCCGTTTCGATTAATGTATCGCCACGCCAGTTCAGTCAGGGCGGTTTGAGCACATTGTTCACTTCCTGCCTTGTGGAGTACGGTCTCGATTCTTCGCTGGTGGACGACTTCGGCACCGGCTAG
- a CDS encoding chemotaxis protein, with product MESVQKDIDERSNLTGSNKFELLLFRLGQCMGADRSELYGINVFKIREIVAMPPITAIAGAVPHMLGVVNLRGEIIPVIDLPGVVGCTPTTGLNIILVTEFARTTQAFAVEAVDDIVRLEWNEVLSAEGHAAGTAVTSIARLDGNVPDTRLAQVLDVESIVRQMTPSDKPDVDPATVGPNLAMKPGTVILAADDSVVARKLIEQGLAAIGAPYIMTKTGKEAWDQLNAIATQAEAEGLQIRDKVAMVLSDLEMPEMDGFTLTRNIKNSSRLSSMPVVIHSSLSGSANEDLVTAAGADAYVAKFAAEDLASTIRRVLSR from the coding sequence ATGGAAAGTGTTCAAAAAGATATTGACGAAAGAAGCAATCTGACAGGCTCGAACAAATTCGAACTGCTGTTGTTCCGCCTTGGACAGTGTATGGGCGCTGACCGCTCGGAACTGTATGGCATTAACGTTTTCAAGATCCGGGAGATCGTGGCAATGCCGCCGATTACGGCAATTGCCGGAGCAGTACCGCATATGCTCGGCGTCGTCAATTTGCGCGGCGAAATTATTCCGGTGATCGATTTGCCGGGCGTCGTGGGATGCACGCCGACGACAGGCTTGAACATCATTCTGGTTACCGAATTCGCGCGTACCACGCAAGCGTTTGCAGTAGAGGCCGTTGACGATATTGTGCGTTTGGAATGGAACGAAGTGCTATCGGCAGAAGGCCATGCCGCCGGCACGGCGGTCACGAGTATCGCTCGCCTTGACGGCAATGTGCCGGATACGCGTCTGGCACAAGTTCTTGATGTGGAGAGTATCGTTCGTCAGATGACGCCCTCGGACAAGCCGGACGTCGACCCCGCAACGGTCGGCCCCAATCTGGCGATGAAACCGGGAACGGTAATTCTTGCAGCCGACGACTCGGTGGTCGCCAGAAAGCTTATAGAACAAGGTCTCGCTGCAATTGGCGCACCCTACATCATGACCAAGACGGGCAAGGAAGCCTGGGATCAGCTGAATGCGATAGCAACTCAAGCGGAAGCTGAAGGGCTTCAGATCCGCGACAAGGTTGCAATGGTGTTGAGCGACCTGGAAATGCCCGAAATGGATGGGTTCACCTTGACGCGCAATATTAAAAATTCCTCACGACTAAGTTCCATGCCCGTCGTCATTCATTCCTCTCTATCCGGTTCGGCGAACGAAGACCTTGTGACAGCGGCAGGCGCTGATGCCTACGTCGCCAAGTTCGCTGCCGAAGATCTTGCGTCGACTATCCGACGAGTGTTGTCACGCTAG
- a CDS encoding IS630 family transposase — translation MAGRPKAELVLSAAEKEQLHAWARRRKTAQALALRSRIVLECAGGAENKAVAVKLAVTRQTVSKWRARFVHMRLDGLLDAPRSGAPRTIDDARVDVVIAKTLEEQPSNATHWSTRAMAREAKLSQTAVSRIWRAFGLQPHRQETFKLSTDPLFVEKTRDIVGLYLDPPLKAMVLCVDEKSQIQALDRTQPILPLAPGVPERRTHDYQRHGTTTLFAALDIATGEVIGQLHRRHRSSEFLKFLRTIEASVPNDLDIHLVMDNYGTHKTPTIRNWFARHPRFHVHFTPTSASWLNQVERWFATLTEKQIRRGTHRSTRQLEDAIRHYLKLNNADPKPFVWTKSADDILASIERFCLRISNSGH, via the coding sequence ATGGCAGGCAGACCGAAAGCGGAACTGGTGTTGAGCGCGGCGGAAAAAGAGCAATTGCATGCCTGGGCGAGACGGCGTAAGACGGCGCAAGCACTGGCTTTGCGTTCGCGCATCGTCCTGGAATGTGCCGGCGGAGCGGAAAACAAGGCGGTGGCGGTCAAGCTGGCGGTGACGCGCCAAACGGTATCGAAATGGCGCGCCCGCTTTGTTCACATGCGCCTGGATGGTTTGCTCGATGCCCCGCGCTCGGGAGCGCCGCGCACGATTGATGATGCGCGTGTTGATGTTGTGATTGCCAAGACGCTGGAGGAACAACCGTCGAATGCCACACACTGGAGCACGCGGGCTATGGCGCGCGAAGCGAAGCTGTCGCAAACGGCGGTCAGCCGCATCTGGCGCGCCTTCGGTTTGCAACCGCATCGTCAGGAAACGTTCAAGCTGTCCACCGACCCGCTGTTTGTCGAGAAGACCCGCGACATCGTCGGGCTTTATCTCGATCCGCCGCTCAAGGCCATGGTGCTGTGCGTTGACGAGAAGAGCCAGATTCAGGCGCTGGACCGGACCCAGCCTATCTTGCCGCTGGCACCCGGTGTTCCCGAACGGCGCACGCATGACTACCAGCGCCATGGCACGACGACCTTGTTTGCTGCACTCGACATTGCCACCGGTGAAGTCATTGGGCAACTGCATCGACGTCATCGCAGCAGCGAGTTTCTGAAATTCTTGCGTACGATCGAGGCGTCGGTGCCGAATGACCTGGACATTCATCTGGTGATGGATAACTATGGCACGCACAAGACCCCCACCATCCGCAATTGGTTCGCCCGCCACCCGCGTTTCCACGTGCATTTCACACCAACTTCGGCTTCGTGGCTCAACCAGGTCGAGCGCTGGTTCGCCACGCTGACTGAAAAACAAATTCGCCGTGGAACCCATCGTTCGACCCGTCAATTGGAGGACGCCATTCGGCATTACCTGAAACTCAATAACGCCGATCCCAAACCGTTTGTCTGGACCAAATCGGCCGACGACATCTTGGCCAGCATCGAACGCTTTTGTCTGCGAATTTCTAACTCAGGACACTAG
- a CDS encoding phasin family protein — translation MLSFSQPITPAIKAHLDAQYSLIADMSQKVFETAQRINDLNMQVIKSALEESFSSAQQVIVARDPYEALSIAAANAQPQAERIREYQQNLNNIAARTQVDLAKTAESHFPNTSRTAAAVADEVARKATEETEKATSRQKAAMEKFTSPIERPDDVKGQAPRPSA, via the coding sequence ATGCTGTCATTTTCCCAACCGATCACACCTGCCATCAAGGCTCATCTCGATGCTCAGTATTCGCTGATAGCAGACATGTCGCAAAAGGTGTTTGAGACCGCGCAAAGAATCAATGACCTTAACATGCAAGTCATCAAGTCAGCGCTGGAGGAATCCTTTTCCAGCGCGCAGCAGGTCATCGTTGCACGCGATCCTTACGAAGCCCTATCAATTGCCGCAGCCAATGCACAACCGCAGGCGGAACGTATTCGCGAATATCAGCAAAACCTGAACAACATCGCGGCCCGCACCCAGGTCGACCTGGCAAAAACTGCGGAGTCGCATTTTCCGAACACGAGCCGTACGGCTGCAGCTGTCGCCGATGAAGTCGCTCGCAAGGCAACGGAAGAAACCGAGAAGGCAACATCGCGTCAGAAGGCTGCGATGGAAAAGTTCACCTCACCGATTGAGCGTCCCGACGATGTCAAGGGGCAGGCACCACGTCCCAGCGCCTAA
- a CDS encoding phasin family protein: MFIFSQPLPPSAKAHLEAQFTFISELSKQLFNTAQKINELNIQVAQTVMNETLSSTREVFSAQNPYEALSIAASQVPPAAEKLRAYQQQLTDIAARTQVDLAKTAETHVPATARTASALADEVARRANEETQKATQRQKATLDKLATPIGKPEGGKGVGANVH; the protein is encoded by the coding sequence ATGTTCATTTTTTCTCAGCCACTACCACCGTCTGCGAAAGCGCATCTGGAAGCGCAGTTCACGTTCATTTCCGAACTATCCAAGCAGTTGTTCAATACCGCCCAAAAGATCAACGAGCTCAACATCCAAGTTGCGCAAACGGTGATGAATGAAACCCTGTCGAGCACACGTGAAGTTTTCAGTGCACAGAATCCGTATGAAGCGCTCTCGATCGCCGCAAGCCAAGTGCCGCCTGCAGCGGAGAAACTGCGTGCCTATCAGCAGCAATTGACTGACATTGCCGCGCGCACGCAGGTTGATCTGGCCAAGACTGCGGAGACCCACGTACCGGCGACGGCGCGCACCGCATCCGCACTTGCCGATGAAGTCGCACGCCGCGCCAACGAAGAAACCCAAAAAGCGACCCAGCGCCAAAAAGCCACGTTGGATAAGCTCGCTACACCGATCGGCAAACCGGAAGGCGGCAAGGGAGTTGGCGCCAACGTCCACTAA
- a CDS encoding esterase/lipase family protein → MNAFETPTYPPLMLALEPYHAMLDFFAGHAWRATPLPRGDGHPVLVYPGLGVSGAATTDLRVRLLRLGYQVYDWEMGVGVWPLMGLDPWLTQLAEHLRKIHAAHRKQVSIVGWSLGGIYARELAKLHPEHVRQVITLGTPFGSSIGMPNEAMNSDTANASIPLPDAELLRRLGEVPPVPSASIYSQTDGVVDWVRCIGPDTSLHQSIEVLGVSHFGMVHHPEVLRVIAEILAKPPIRNMH, encoded by the coding sequence ATGAATGCATTTGAAACCCCGACCTACCCACCCCTGATGCTGGCACTTGAGCCCTACCACGCGATGCTGGATTTTTTTGCTGGTCACGCATGGCGCGCAACGCCCTTGCCGAGAGGCGATGGGCATCCGGTACTGGTCTATCCCGGTCTTGGTGTTAGCGGTGCAGCGACGACCGATCTGCGAGTGCGACTGCTGCGGCTCGGATATCAGGTGTACGACTGGGAAATGGGTGTGGGCGTCTGGCCGCTCATGGGTCTGGATCCCTGGTTGACTCAACTTGCAGAACACCTGCGAAAGATTCACGCTGCGCATCGCAAACAGGTATCGATCGTCGGCTGGAGTCTGGGCGGCATCTATGCCCGTGAATTGGCGAAACTTCACCCCGAACACGTACGGCAAGTGATTACGCTAGGTACACCATTTGGCAGCTCTATAGGAATGCCGAACGAGGCCATGAATTCCGATACTGCCAACGCTTCAATACCGTTACCGGACGCTGAGCTCTTGCGACGCCTTGGTGAAGTTCCGCCCGTACCGAGTGCATCGATTTATTCCCAGACGGACGGTGTCGTGGACTGGGTTCGTTGCATCGGTCCGGATACCTCACTGCACCAAAGTATAGAAGTGCTAGGCGTCAGTCATTTCGGGATGGTGCATCACCCCGAAGTACTGCGAGTCATTGCCGAAATATTAGCCAAGCCACCGATAAGAAACATGCATTAG
- a CDS encoding CDP-alcohol phosphatidyltransferase family protein, with translation MNQGIKPARHFSMIRGFHLADFFTLANAACGVAAVFFAMLFIGTREKEYFFAAAAMAPAAFFFDVLDGMIARWRHEHSPLGRELDSLADVISFGMAPATLAFAAGIRGGWDWIALVFFVCCGVSRLARFNVTAEDLSQGSTKVAYFEGTPIPTSVVLTAILAFAAWQDRLDDRLYGGAWEIGPWTFHPLVLLFVLSGSMMISKTLRIPKP, from the coding sequence ATGAATCAAGGCATCAAACCTGCACGGCATTTTTCAATGATCCGTGGATTCCATCTCGCGGACTTTTTCACGCTTGCAAATGCCGCATGCGGAGTGGCTGCCGTGTTTTTTGCAATGCTGTTTATAGGCACGCGGGAGAAAGAATATTTTTTTGCAGCGGCTGCCATGGCACCCGCTGCATTCTTTTTCGACGTGCTGGACGGCATGATCGCACGCTGGCGACATGAACATTCACCGCTAGGCCGCGAGCTCGATTCTCTGGCTGACGTCATTTCTTTCGGCATGGCTCCGGCAACCCTTGCATTCGCCGCCGGCATACGCGGTGGTTGGGACTGGATCGCGTTGGTCTTTTTCGTCTGCTGTGGTGTAAGCCGCTTGGCACGCTTCAATGTGACGGCTGAAGATTTGTCGCAGGGGAGCACGAAGGTTGCCTATTTCGAAGGTACGCCGATTCCTACCAGCGTTGTTCTGACGGCCATTCTGGCCTTTGCCGCATGGCAGGATCGTCTTGATGACCGCCTTTATGGCGGCGCTTGGGAAATCGGCCCCTGGACTTTTCATCCATTGGTATTGCTGTTTGTGTTATCCGGCAGCATGATGATTAGCAAGACCTTGCGCATTCCAAAGCCATAA
- a CDS encoding thermonuclease family protein has translation MIKFMYVRLSFLTVTVSATLLSFSGMAHAGKVIGIVDGNTLTMLVDKVPTNVRLAYIDAPEKGQAFAQAAKQSLSELCMGKDATYKEAGESSPAGDVMAIVTCGRTEANKAQVERGMAWAAKNHGSDKQDRQSPLANAEAAARGERKGLWADEKPVPPWEYRRPLRRTKASMASRSDDAICFVDRRGEYRVIDGSRRYGC, from the coding sequence ATGATTAAATTCATGTACGTACGATTGTCTTTTCTTACCGTCACGGTATCTGCAACCCTGCTTAGCTTTTCCGGGATGGCACATGCCGGAAAAGTCATCGGCATTGTCGATGGAAATACGCTCACCATGCTTGTGGACAAGGTGCCTACTAATGTGCGGCTTGCCTATATAGATGCCCCGGAAAAGGGCCAGGCATTTGCACAGGCTGCCAAACAGTCATTGTCTGAACTCTGTATGGGTAAGGACGCTACTTACAAGGAAGCTGGGGAGTCTTCCCCTGCGGGTGATGTAATGGCAATAGTTACTTGCGGCCGAACTGAAGCAAATAAGGCGCAGGTCGAACGCGGTATGGCATGGGCGGCCAAAAATCATGGCAGTGATAAGCAGGACCGGCAATCACCGCTTGCAAACGCTGAAGCAGCTGCTCGTGGCGAGCGAAAAGGTCTTTGGGCAGATGAAAAGCCGGTTCCTCCGTGGGAATATCGACGCCCGCTGCGGCGCACGAAGGCATCAATGGCAAGCAGATCGGATGATGCAATTTGCTTCGTTGATCGGCGCGGCGAATATCGGGTTATCGATGGCAGCAGGCGCTATGGTTGCTAA